The following are from one region of the Alkalimarinus sediminis genome:
- the urtA gene encoding urea ABC transporter substrate-binding protein, producing the protein MKKITASISGIAAAVALTFSASHVIAADDTIKVGILHSLSGTMAISETTLKDTMLMLIEEQNAKGGVLGKKLEPVVVDPASNWPLFAEKGRELIDKEDVSAIFGCWTSVSRKSVLPVVEELNSLLFYPVQYEGEESSKNVFYTGAAPNQQAIPAVDYLMNDLGVKRWVLAGTDYVYPRTTNKILEAYLKSKGVKEEDIMINYTPFGHSDWQSIVSDVKKFGSAGKKTAVVSTINGDANVPFYKELGNQGISSEQIPVVAFSVGEEELSGIDTKPLVGHLAAWNYFMSVEEESNEEFIDSWQSYIKNQDRVTNDPMEAHYIGFNMWVEAVEKAGTTDPSVVQDAIIGVAVPNLTGGISTMLPNHHVTKPVLIGEIQDDGQFQVVWQTTGNVAGDAWSDFLPGSKDIISDWRAPLSCGNYNVKTAKCSGQNF; encoded by the coding sequence ATGAAAAAAATTACTGCTTCAATTTCGGGCATAGCGGCTGCAGTAGCGCTTACGTTTTCTGCTTCTCACGTCATTGCAGCTGACGATACTATTAAGGTCGGTATTCTTCACTCACTTTCAGGCACGATGGCTATTAGTGAAACAACACTGAAAGACACTATGTTAATGCTCATCGAAGAGCAGAATGCTAAAGGCGGGGTACTAGGTAAAAAGCTAGAGCCTGTTGTGGTTGATCCTGCATCAAACTGGCCGCTATTTGCTGAGAAAGGTAGAGAGCTAATAGACAAAGAGGATGTTTCTGCAATCTTCGGCTGTTGGACATCTGTTTCTCGTAAATCTGTCCTTCCTGTTGTAGAAGAGCTAAATAGTCTTCTATTTTACCCGGTTCAATACGAAGGTGAGGAATCTTCTAAAAACGTATTTTATACAGGTGCTGCGCCAAACCAGCAGGCGATCCCTGCAGTTGATTACCTAATGAACGATCTAGGGGTTAAACGTTGGGTACTAGCCGGTACTGATTATGTATACCCTCGCACTACCAATAAGATTCTTGAAGCGTACTTAAAGTCAAAAGGCGTTAAAGAAGAAGATATTATGATTAACTACACGCCATTTGGTCATTCAGATTGGCAGAGCATAGTGTCAGATGTTAAGAAGTTTGGCTCTGCTGGCAAGAAAACAGCGGTAGTATCGACTATAAATGGTGATGCTAACGTTCCTTTCTATAAAGAGCTTGGTAACCAAGGTATCTCGTCGGAGCAGATCCCGGTGGTTGCATTCTCTGTCGGTGAAGAAGAGCTGTCAGGAATAGATACTAAACCATTAGTGGGTCACTTGGCTGCATGGAACTACTTCATGAGTGTTGAAGAAGAGTCTAATGAAGAGTTTATCGACAGTTGGCAGTCATATATCAAGAACCAAGACCGTGTAACGAATGACCCTATGGAAGCTCACTATATCGGTTTCAATATGTGGGTTGAAGCAGTTGAGAAAGCAGGGACAACAGACCCTTCTGTAGTTCAAGATGCGATTATCGGTGTGGCTGTTCCTAATCTGACGGGTGGCATCTCGACAATGTTACCTAACCACCATGTGACTAAGCCGGTTCTCATTGGTGAGATTCAAGATGATGGCCAGTTTCAAGTGGTATGGCAGACAACTGGTAACGTAGCGGGTGATGCATGGTCTGATTTCTTACCTGGTTCAAAGGATATTATTTCAGACTGGAGAGCACCTCTTTCTTGCGGTAACTACAACGTTAAAACAGCTAAGTGTTCAGGTCAGAACTTCTAA
- the msrA gene encoding peptide-methionine (S)-S-oxide reductase MsrA: MFDRIPAHKLQLPTADTALPGRAKEVLVDPVHFVTGNTVKAPFPPHCKQALFGLGCFWGAEKKFWSIQGVYSTAVGYAAGITLNPTYEETCTGLTGHNEVVLVVFDPSIVSYEELLKTFWESHDPTQGMRQGNDVGTQYRSGIYFYSSEQQTQAERSALHYQQLLTNAGRGTITTEILPVTDFYYAEAYHQQYLAKNPQGYCGLGGTGIGYEE, encoded by the coding sequence ATGTTTGACAGAATACCTGCCCATAAACTGCAATTGCCTACTGCTGATACAGCCCTTCCAGGACGCGCGAAAGAGGTCTTGGTAGATCCGGTTCACTTTGTAACAGGTAATACTGTAAAAGCTCCATTTCCTCCGCATTGCAAACAAGCGCTATTTGGTCTTGGTTGCTTCTGGGGAGCAGAAAAAAAGTTTTGGAGCATACAGGGAGTTTACTCAACGGCTGTCGGTTATGCAGCCGGTATAACACTTAATCCCACCTACGAGGAGACCTGTACCGGACTGACGGGCCATAATGAGGTTGTATTAGTGGTATTTGACCCCTCAATAGTAAGCTATGAGGAACTATTGAAGACGTTTTGGGAGTCTCATGATCCTACTCAGGGTATGCGACAGGGTAACGATGTGGGTACGCAGTATCGCTCAGGTATCTACTTCTATTCATCAGAGCAGCAAACCCAGGCCGAGCGCTCGGCATTACACTATCAGCAATTGCTGACAAATGCAGGTCGCGGGACAATAACAACCGAAATATTACCAGTGACCGATTTCTATTACGCTGAGGCTTATCACCAACAGTATTTAGCGAAAAACCCCCAGGGCTACTGTGGTCTCGGCGGTACTGGAATTGGCTATGAAGAGTAA
- a CDS encoding acyl-CoA thioesterase: MSQPISKSVSDSSIEGHVYKVFPNDLNAHGTAFGGMIMAKCDRLSLVVAERHSGFVCVTASVDSIHFMAPAKENDTLIFKVSINRAWGSSMEIGVRVEAENSYTGDNKHILSAYFTFVALDENNKPAKVPTLTTESEIQERRCKQADVRREARLQTIEKLKDYDKN; this comes from the coding sequence ATGTCTCAACCAATTTCCAAATCTGTTTCAGACTCTTCAATCGAAGGCCACGTCTATAAAGTTTTTCCCAACGATCTTAACGCTCATGGCACCGCTTTCGGGGGCATGATCATGGCCAAATGTGATCGTCTATCGTTAGTCGTGGCAGAGCGGCATAGTGGTTTTGTATGTGTAACAGCTTCAGTTGACTCGATACACTTTATGGCACCTGCTAAAGAGAATGACACCCTTATTTTCAAGGTCTCTATCAACAGAGCCTGGGGGTCTTCTATGGAGATTGGAGTAAGAGTAGAAGCCGAGAATAGTTATACGGGCGACAACAAACATATACTTTCTGCTTATTTTACGTTTGTAGCATTAGATGAAAACAATAAACCCGCTAAAGTACCGACCTTAACCACCGAGAGTGAAATACAAGAAAGGCGATGTAAGCAAGCAGACGTTCGTCGTGAGGCTAGACTTCAGACTATTGAAAAACTCAAAGACTACGACAAAAACTAA
- a CDS encoding methyltransferase, translating into MKKYEHTQDRNFDGLAEHFKKKIYGSSKGEIRLRLLWDDLEDNLLNKIENAASLAVLDVGGGIGQISAMLAKQGHTVTVTDVSKDMLELANEHFVEESVPTENFQLKHLALDQLSQEFDYSFDLVMFHAVLEWLADPKSGLLCTMDRVAEGGYLSLMFYNKHSVIMKNLLKGNFRKVVSNDFIGERGGLTPISPLDPLEVYSWLESAGFEIVSKTGIRVVNDYLSRDLQANRSYEDILHMEKMLCRQEPYLSLGRYIHVVARKQP; encoded by the coding sequence ATGAAAAAATATGAGCACACTCAAGACCGCAACTTTGATGGTCTTGCGGAGCACTTTAAGAAAAAGATCTACGGATCATCGAAAGGCGAAATCAGGCTACGGCTATTATGGGATGATCTCGAAGACAACTTGCTAAATAAGATTGAGAACGCTGCAAGTTTAGCTGTACTTGATGTGGGTGGCGGTATCGGTCAAATCTCAGCAATGCTGGCCAAGCAAGGTCATACGGTTACAGTGACAGATGTATCGAAAGATATGCTTGAGTTGGCAAATGAACACTTTGTCGAAGAGAGCGTACCCACAGAAAACTTTCAACTCAAACACCTGGCTCTTGACCAGTTATCTCAGGAGTTTGATTATTCGTTCGATCTCGTTATGTTTCATGCGGTCCTTGAGTGGTTGGCAGACCCAAAGTCTGGTTTGTTGTGCACGATGGATAGAGTAGCAGAGGGCGGTTATTTATCGTTGATGTTTTACAATAAGCACTCTGTCATTATGAAAAACCTATTGAAAGGTAATTTCAGGAAAGTGGTGTCTAATGACTTTATTGGCGAAAGGGGTGGCTTAACGCCTATTAGCCCGCTAGACCCGTTGGAGGTCTATAGCTGGCTTGAGTCTGCCGGTTTTGAGATTGTTAGTAAAACCGGCATTAGGGTCGTTAATGATTACCTGAGTCGAGATCTTCAGGCTAATAGAAGTTACGAAGATATACTTCATATGGAGAAAATGCTCTGTCGGCAGGAGCCTTATTTATCGCTTGGGCGATACATTCATGTTGTCGCGCGAAAGCAACCATAA
- a CDS encoding methyltransferase — translation MQNTSQVVARNLNLFKPSSLLIVGMPDDDLLSQLDYTQAFTWDYSVYSTLNQAGYSNLTWGSELESDKQYKQVLMFMPKSKPELDLLFAMVSSKMEMGAELFLVGAKKEGINSVAKKLTSVGGHPEKLDMARHCQLWSVIKTVESKPFRLDDWLEEYQYSSGDDTLTAISIPGVFSHGRLDDATALLLDNLGKIPSGRVLDFGCGCGVLGAMIAKRNPEAMVEMVDINALSLYCAERTLSRNNLKGKVYPSNGLRDVTGRFNGVFTNPPFHSGVKTNYSITETFIRTLPDHMTKNAPLRLVANSFLKYAPLIDAALERYDVVTENNKFRVYKAFR, via the coding sequence ATGCAAAACACCTCACAGGTTGTGGCTAGAAACCTAAACTTATTCAAACCATCTTCGTTATTAATTGTTGGCATGCCGGATGATGATTTGTTATCTCAATTAGATTACACACAGGCATTTACTTGGGATTATTCGGTCTACTCGACACTTAATCAAGCTGGGTATAGTAATTTAACTTGGGGTTCTGAGCTGGAATCTGACAAACAGTATAAGCAGGTTCTAATGTTTATGCCGAAATCTAAGCCTGAGTTAGATCTTCTTTTTGCTATGGTCTCTTCCAAAATGGAGATGGGTGCTGAGTTATTCTTGGTTGGCGCAAAGAAAGAAGGTATCAACAGCGTAGCCAAAAAACTAACCAGCGTCGGTGGGCACCCTGAAAAACTGGATATGGCAAGACATTGTCAGCTTTGGAGTGTGATAAAAACCGTTGAGAGCAAACCTTTTAGATTAGATGATTGGCTTGAAGAGTATCAGTATAGTTCTGGTGACGATACTCTAACGGCCATCTCTATACCCGGTGTTTTCAGTCATGGCCGTTTGGATGATGCTACTGCACTATTGCTAGATAATTTAGGTAAGATCCCATCGGGCAGGGTGCTAGATTTTGGTTGTGGCTGCGGTGTACTAGGCGCGATGATTGCGAAAAGAAATCCTGAAGCAATGGTCGAGATGGTTGATATTAATGCACTGTCTTTATATTGTGCTGAAAGAACATTATCGCGTAATAACCTCAAAGGTAAAGTCTATCCCTCTAATGGTCTTCGTGATGTGACCGGGCGTTTTAATGGCGTATTTACCAACCCTCCTTTTCATAGTGGTGTAAAGACCAATTATAGTATTACTGAAACCTTTATACGCACTTTGCCGGATCATATGACTAAAAATGCACCATTGCGTCTAGTGGCCAATAGCTTTCTTAAATACGCCCCCTTAATTGATGCGGCGTTAGAGCGTTATGACGTGGTAACAGAGAACAATAAGTTTCGAGTCTATAAAGCATTTAGGTAG
- a CDS encoding cell envelope integrity protein TolA — MSYRKSKILFSILLIVSILLHGLAWWWVDIKELFKPEPLNNSTTVQITLQPPEPLVVPPKPKPPVQKPVPKAKNTDPIKEPIEEKPIEEERHLPTHNADTFASSNNSDRTATKIKRDDQTDNAKKEVKGDKTKDHKKEELKADKTERAKAKTVSSNKKGGEKKAKNTDKKPEINQTNSETKSKQVYSENHSEKLKMQNRYLERMMKQITNNLIPPRKPVRPGRGAISLVLGSDGYLVDAKIAESSGDFTLDLSVLEAIKRVHRFEVPSSERVASKYYTKLIIRYNETIFDQ; from the coding sequence ATGTCATATCGTAAGTCCAAGATCTTATTTTCGATCTTGTTGATCGTGAGTATTTTACTGCACGGTCTTGCATGGTGGTGGGTTGATATAAAAGAACTATTTAAGCCCGAGCCTTTGAATAATTCGACAACAGTTCAAATTACTCTACAGCCACCTGAGCCTCTGGTTGTCCCCCCAAAGCCAAAACCTCCGGTTCAAAAGCCCGTGCCCAAAGCCAAGAATACCGACCCCATCAAAGAACCTATTGAAGAGAAACCCATAGAAGAAGAGAGGCATTTACCTACTCATAATGCGGATACGTTTGCATCATCAAATAATAGTGATCGTACTGCAACGAAAATAAAGCGAGATGATCAGACCGACAATGCCAAAAAAGAGGTTAAGGGTGATAAAACCAAAGACCACAAAAAAGAGGAGTTAAAGGCAGATAAAACAGAGAGAGCCAAAGCAAAAACAGTCTCCTCTAATAAAAAAGGTGGTGAGAAGAAAGCAAAAAACACAGATAAAAAACCTGAGATAAATCAAACTAATAGTGAGACGAAAAGCAAACAGGTATATAGCGAGAACCACTCTGAAAAGCTGAAGATGCAGAATCGGTATCTAGAGCGTATGATGAAACAGATAACGAATAACTTAATTCCGCCTCGAAAACCTGTGAGACCAGGAAGGGGCGCGATCAGTTTGGTGTTAGGCAGTGATGGTTATTTGGTAGACGCTAAAATTGCTGAAAGTTCTGGCGACTTTACGTTGGATCTATCTGTACTTGAAGCGATCAAGCGTGTCCATCGTTTTGAAGTTCCGAGTTCAGAGAGGGTCGCTAGCAAGTACTACACTAAATTAATCATCCGTTACAATGAAACGATATTTGACCAGTAA
- a CDS encoding TIGR01621 family pseudouridine synthase, with the protein METSPADNDAFQLVEINDQFIVIDKMPGISFHTENSILGVVERVKADLGIDELYPVHRLDKITSGLLILARTPAVNSALSELFRSRKVEKYYLAISDRKPNKKQGMIKGDMVRSRRSSWKLTKSQDNPAITQFFSTSIEPGKRLFLVRPKTGKTHQIRVALNSIGAPIEGDPLYNTESSKSSIRGYLHAYAIKFCLGGSMYQFTCKPTVGDSFLTDTFQTALQQYEAPWSLSWPAS; encoded by the coding sequence ATGGAGACATCACCGGCTGATAATGATGCGTTCCAATTGGTTGAGATAAACGATCAATTTATCGTTATTGATAAGATGCCGGGTATCTCTTTTCATACCGAAAATAGCATCTTGGGGGTTGTCGAGCGGGTTAAGGCTGACTTGGGTATTGACGAACTCTATCCAGTTCACCGATTAGATAAAATTACCTCAGGCCTGCTTATTCTTGCAAGAACACCGGCGGTTAACAGTGCGCTTTCGGAATTGTTTAGATCGCGTAAGGTAGAAAAATACTATCTGGCTATCTCTGATCGAAAGCCGAATAAAAAACAAGGAATGATAAAAGGCGATATGGTGCGCTCCCGTAGAAGCAGTTGGAAGTTAACCAAGTCGCAAGATAACCCCGCAATTACCCAGTTTTTTTCTACTTCAATTGAGCCTGGCAAACGGCTATTTCTTGTTCGACCAAAGACCGGTAAGACTCATCAAATTAGAGTAGCCTTAAACAGTATAGGAGCACCGATAGAAGGGGATCCGTTGTACAATACTGAGTCTAGCAAGAGTTCTATAAGAGGCTACCTTCATGCCTACGCCATCAAATTCTGCTTGGGTGGCAGCATGTATCAGTTTACATGCAAGCCAACTGTAGGAGATTCCTTTTTAACAGACACGTTTCAAACGGCCCTTCAGCAGTATGAGGCACCTTGGTCGTTATCTTGGCCGGCAAGTTAG